The Pseudomonas sp. MH9.2 genomic interval TCGGTGTTCGTGCAAAAGTTCGGTCCGACGCCACCGTCGGGGGTGGCCAGTCATCTGCTGGACTATCGGATGTTCCAACTCGACAGTGCGGCAGGCTTGAACCCGTTGCCCGGCTACAGCCTGAGCTACGTCATCAATAACCTGACCGGCCTGCGTTTCATTGCCTGCGATGCCGAGCTGCAGGTCACCCCGGAGACCGTCGAGTTTGGCTCGATAGGGATTCAGGAGGTAGCGGTGGGGCGGGTCATTGATCGACGTCCGTTTTCACTGGTGACCAGCCGCACCTGTGACACTCCGTTCAGCCTCGATGCGCGATTCAAGCCGGTGTCAGGTGTGCTGTCTGGCGATTTACTGATTCCCACGGCCAACGACGGCGTCGGTATCCGCATCATCAATGGCCGCGATGGCGCGACGTTGCCTTACAACCAGTCCTTCCATCTGGCGGATCTGCTCGGGACGAGTCAGTCGGCGAAGGCCGATTTCGAGGCCGAACTGGTCTGGCAAAGCCAAACACCCAAAGCAGGCGCCTTCGAGGCCGAAGTCATCATTGATCTGTTTTACAAATAGCAGGCGATAGGAGGTGAGTGGTGATGGCGGCAGGCCGCCTGTGATTCAGGTATGCTGCCGGGCCTTGGGCGACTGCCCATTTTCGCCAGATGACTGACTCGATACTTTTGGAGCTTCCATGACTACCCCCGAACACACGCCAGCTCCTGAAGCCGTCGTCACCGAAGAGGTGACAGTCGTCGAGCCGGGTGCTGAAACCACCGATAAAAAAGCCGCCATTCCTGCGTTCAGCTTTCCATTCAAACCGGGCGAGTTGTTGCAGGCCAAGACCCAAGACTCGCTGTATTACAAGAAGTCGGGCAAAGCCAGCCATAACAAAGTCCCCGGTGTCGCGCCTCACGGCACACGCAAGACCATGGGCAAACGCTGATTTTCAGGCCTGCCCAGCCTCGCCGGGCGTTATGCAAAAGAAATGAAGGCATAGTCCAGCGGATCGGCGCTCACCACCTGAGCGCCGGCCTGTTGCAGCGTATTGGCAATCTCCGCGCCCGATACGTGAAAACCCCAACCCGGTTCGACGGACAGCGCAGGTAACGTGCCGCTGTCGGCGATCTGTTGCGTGGCGGCCGCAAAGGCCTGCATGTCCGGCAGGTACGCGGTAAAACCGTCACCTTTGAGGGCGGTGGTGCGGATCCCCAGCAGTTTACAGATAGCATCTTTGGCGGCGACCTCATCGCGATCCGCCTGGCGCGATTGTTCGATCAGTGCCGTCAGTTGGGTATCGACCAGGTTGCCACCGACGATCAAGTCCGGCCCGTGCTCCCATGCATTCGGCGGACAACCTTTTGCTTCAGGTCGCAGGGGGATGTGCGGGTTGATCTCCATCGGGTAAATCCGACAGACCAAGGGACGTCGTTCATAGATACGGCACAGGTTTTCTGCGTCAAGATTCCGACAAGGCCCGACGTTATAAGCCGCGAAGGTAATGGCGACATACACCTGCGCTGTGCCGCTGGGCACCCGGCATGAACGACGTTGGGCATGCGTGCGTTGCAACTCAGGCACGCCATAACCGTCTTCGAGGAAACCCTCTACGAGGATGATCACCGCGCCGCCGTC includes:
- a CDS encoding YkgJ family cysteine cluster protein, yielding MNTPFSCVGCGKCCTDHHVPLTLSEASQWAADGGAVIILVEGFLEDGYGVPELQRTHAQRRSCRVPSGTAQVYVAITFAAYNVGPCRNLDAENLCRIYERRPLVCRIYPMEINPHIPLRPEAKGCPPNAWEHGPDLIVGGNLVDTQLTALIEQSRQADRDEVAAKDAICKLLGIRTTALKGDGFTAYLPDMQAFAAATQQIADSGTLPALSVEPGWGFHVSGAEIANTLQQAGAQVVSADPLDYAFISFA
- a CDS encoding fimbrial protein codes for the protein MIDIRWIRCLLLVLLLAPATCFALVCKEQGAGAAVINGDLGSTVAIPAASPEGTIVWRSDRFNAQVECFKDGLQEQQEEVFIYLNPDNVPIGQGIRAGLTVDGIDYLQNSGRIGTGQSLPVCHESDANMAACPRITFNLVFSVFVQKFGPTPPSGVASHLLDYRMFQLDSAAGLNPLPGYSLSYVINNLTGLRFIACDAELQVTPETVEFGSIGIQEVAVGRVIDRRPFSLVTSRTCDTPFSLDARFKPVSGVLSGDLLIPTANDGVGIRIINGRDGATLPYNQSFHLADLLGTSQSAKADFEAELVWQSQTPKAGAFEAEVIIDLFYK